The following proteins are co-located in the Acidicapsa acidisoli genome:
- a CDS encoding GRP family sugar transporter codes for MYQPESYAIALAFMIVTMLCWGSWANTLKLTPGYRFQLFYWDYVLGLFVGAIAWGLTLGSMGTAGLPFLADIAHASPNSILWAVLGGADFNIANLLLVSAIDIAGLAVAFPIGIGIALVVGAVSSYLLTPKGNPLMLFAGVALVAAAIVCDAAAYRAREATKQAPSLRGILLSLVAGLLMGTFYPFVSRAMTGEGAPGPYAISFLFVVGVALCAIPFNYLLMRKPLDGKAPVSMAAYAQAKPSWHLWGIVGGAIWCTGATLNFVASRTGVVGPAVSYSIGQGATMVTAAWGVFAWREFATAPGKAKQLLFWMFVLFLLGLTLVALAPLY; via the coding sequence ATGTATCAGCCGGAATCGTACGCCATAGCCCTGGCCTTCATGATCGTGACGATGCTGTGCTGGGGCTCATGGGCCAACACCCTCAAGCTCACACCTGGCTATCGCTTCCAGCTTTTCTACTGGGACTACGTCCTCGGTCTCTTCGTCGGCGCTATCGCCTGGGGCCTCACGCTCGGCAGCATGGGCACGGCAGGCCTGCCGTTTCTGGCGGACATCGCCCACGCCAGCCCAAACAGCATCCTCTGGGCCGTCCTCGGCGGGGCAGACTTTAACATCGCCAACCTGCTCCTCGTCTCAGCAATCGATATCGCCGGTCTCGCCGTGGCCTTCCCCATCGGCATCGGCATCGCCCTCGTCGTGGGAGCAGTATCAAGCTATCTCCTCACCCCCAAGGGCAATCCGCTGATGCTCTTCGCCGGAGTCGCGCTCGTTGCAGCAGCCATCGTCTGTGATGCCGCCGCCTACCGCGCCCGCGAAGCGACGAAACAAGCGCCCAGCCTGCGCGGCATCCTGCTAAGCCTCGTTGCTGGCCTGCTCATGGGCACCTTCTACCCCTTCGTCTCTCGCGCCATGACAGGGGAAGGCGCGCCCGGGCCCTACGCCATCTCATTCCTCTTCGTCGTCGGAGTAGCCCTCTGCGCCATTCCCTTCAATTACCTGCTCATGCGCAAGCCGCTCGACGGCAAAGCCCCGGTCTCCATGGCGGCCTACGCACAGGCCAAACCCTCCTGGCATCTCTGGGGCATCGTCGGCGGAGCCATCTGGTGCACCGGCGCGACCCTTAACTTTGTCGCTTCCCGTACCGGAGTAGTTGGCCCCGCAGTCTCCTACTCCATAGGCCAGGGCGCTACCATGGTGACAGCGGCCTGGGGCGTCTTCGCGTGGCGGGAGTTCGCCACCGCACCAGGCAAAGCAAAGCAACTGCTCTTCTGGATGTTTGTCTTGTTCCTCCTTGGTCTGACGCTGGTAGCCCTGGCGCCACTTTATTAA